In a single window of the Bacteroidota bacterium genome:
- the tatC gene encoding twin-arginine translocase subunit TatC, translating to MPEEKKEMSFLQHLEALRWHLVRSAIAVMALACVLFSYKDFVFTTVIFGPMHSDFLTYRALCKVSYLVGLGDSLCMQSISFELINIDLSGQFTTHIWTSVIGGLILGSPYVLWELWRFIRPALQEKEKKYTTGVVLYASLLFITGILFSYYIIVPMTINFLGNYQVSTLVQNKISMDSYIGTVTILTLIMGLVFELPIIIFFLTKIGLIGPSFMRKYRKHAVIVILIVAAIITPTSDIPTLVIVSAPLYVLYEASIFVSKYAEKKSST from the coding sequence ATGCCAGAAGAAAAAAAAGAAATGTCTTTCTTGCAGCATCTCGAAGCGCTGCGCTGGCATTTGGTGCGCTCCGCTATAGCGGTAATGGCGCTTGCTTGCGTATTATTTTCCTATAAAGATTTTGTTTTCACCACCGTCATTTTCGGTCCCATGCATTCTGACTTTCTTACCTACCGCGCCCTTTGTAAAGTTTCTTATTTAGTTGGTTTAGGAGATTCACTTTGCATGCAAAGCATTTCGTTCGAACTGATCAATATTGATTTGTCCGGACAATTTACCACACATATCTGGACCTCTGTAATTGGAGGATTGATCCTTGGCTCTCCCTATGTTTTATGGGAACTTTGGAGGTTCATCCGTCCTGCCCTTCAGGAAAAGGAAAAAAAATATACTACGGGTGTTGTGCTGTATGCTTCATTACTTTTTATCACAGGAATTCTTTTCAGCTATTATATTATTGTACCTATGACAATAAATTTTCTTGGCAATTACCAGGTAAGCACATTGGTTCAGAATAAAATCTCGATGGATTCGTACATCGGCACAGTAACGATTCTTACCTTAATCATGGGGTTGGTATTTGAACTGCCCATCATCATTTTTTTCCTGACTAAGATTGGTCTGATCGGTCCTTCATTCATGCGCAAATACCGCAAGCACGCTGTGATTGTCATTCTTATTGTTGCAGCTATTATTACGCCTACTTCAGATATTCCTACTCTTGTTATAGTGTCTGCGCCATTATATGTATTGTACGAAGCAAGTATATTTGTTTCGAAATATGCAGAAAAAAAATCTTCTACTTGA
- a CDS encoding NAD kinase, protein MTVAIYARPHSTNASAEALQTLYRQLKKNGIEVIIYEPFIKEAGKKIKLKTKNTFTKHKDIKGKVKFLFSIGGDGTLLETLTLVRDSEIPVMGINTGRLGFLSSISADEIEIALDAVLKGKYSVDKRTLLELDVKGKLFGDCKFALNEISVQKTDSSSMVTIHASLNGKFLNSYWADGLIVATPTGSTAYSLSCGGPIIMPDSDNFIITPVAPHNLNVRPVIISSNDVIELEVEGRIPNFLLSLDSRSENIQSFGKLKIKKADFYFSIVKLDNHDFLSTLRNKLMWGADRRN, encoded by the coding sequence ATGACCGTTGCTATCTACGCACGACCGCATTCTACAAATGCTTCTGCAGAAGCGCTTCAGACGCTTTACCGTCAATTGAAAAAAAACGGAATCGAAGTTATTATTTACGAACCTTTTATTAAAGAAGCCGGAAAGAAAATAAAACTGAAAACAAAAAATACATTTACAAAGCATAAGGATATAAAAGGTAAAGTAAAATTTCTTTTCAGTATTGGAGGTGACGGCACTCTTCTTGAAACCTTAACGCTCGTCCGCGATTCGGAAATTCCGGTAATGGGAATCAATACAGGGCGTTTGGGGTTTCTTTCGAGCATTTCTGCCGATGAAATAGAAATAGCCTTGGATGCAGTGCTGAAAGGAAAATATTCTGTAGACAAAAGAACGTTGCTTGAATTGGATGTGAAAGGAAAACTTTTTGGCGACTGCAAATTCGCATTGAATGAAATTTCTGTACAGAAAACGGATTCTTCTTCCATGGTCACCATTCATGCTTCTCTGAATGGAAAGTTTTTGAACTCGTACTGGGCGGATGGATTGATTGTCGCAACACCCACGGGTTCAACCGCCTATTCTCTCAGTTGTGGCGGTCCCATCATCATGCCCGATTCAGATAATTTTATCATCACGCCTGTTGCTCCGCATAATCTGAATGTGCGCCCTGTGATTATTTCTTCAAATGATGTTATTGAGCTGGAAGTGGAGGGAAGAATACCGAATTTTTTATTATCCCTTGATTCCCGCTCAGAAAACATTCAATCATTCGGAAAACTTAAAATCAAAAAAGCAGATTTCTATTTTTCAATAGTTAAACTTGATAATCATGATTTCCTTTCTACCCTCCGGAATAAACTGATGTGGGGAGCAGATAGGAGAAATTGA
- the lptB gene encoding LPS export ABC transporter ATP-binding protein: protein MILRTENLVKRYQSRVVVNDVSVEVKPGEIVGLLGPNGAGKTTTFYMIVGLIKPNEGKIFLDDKEITNEPMYKRAQLGIGYLPQEASVFRKLSVEDNIRAVLEMTKLTKSEQKNKLESLIDEFGLSKIRKSNGDLLSGGERRRTEIARCLATNPNFILLDEPFAGIDPIAVEDIQNIVRKLKEKNIGILITDHNVHETLSITDRTYLLFEGSIIKAGTAQELADDEQVRRVYLGKNFELR from the coding sequence ATGATTCTCAGAACAGAAAATCTTGTTAAACGCTACCAAAGCCGGGTGGTAGTCAATGATGTTTCTGTGGAAGTGAAACCGGGCGAGATTGTTGGGTTGCTGGGTCCGAACGGAGCCGGAAAGACCACCACCTTCTACATGATAGTTGGATTGATAAAGCCCAATGAAGGAAAAATATTTCTTGATGATAAGGAAATTACCAACGAACCCATGTACAAGCGCGCGCAACTGGGGATCGGATATCTGCCGCAGGAGGCATCCGTGTTTCGCAAGTTAAGTGTGGAAGATAATATCCGTGCCGTGCTGGAGATGACCAAACTTACTAAATCAGAACAGAAAAATAAATTAGAAAGCCTCATTGATGAATTCGGATTAAGCAAAATCAGAAAAAGCAATGGCGATTTGCTTTCGGGCGGAGAAAGAAGAAGAACAGAAATTGCCCGATGCCTTGCCACCAATCCCAATTTTATTCTGCTCGATGAACCTTTTGCGGGTATTGATCCCATAGCGGTAGAAGACATTCAGAACATTGTGCGCAAGCTGAAAGAAAAAAACATCGGCATCCTCATCACCGACCACAACGTGCACGAAACCCTAAGCATCACCGACCGCACGTATCTGCTCTTTGAAGGAAGCATCATTAAAGCAGGCACCGCCCAGGAACTTGCCGATGACGAACAGGTGCGCAGGGTTTATCTCGGAAAGAATTTTGAGTTGAGGTAA
- a CDS encoding carboxypeptidase-like regulatory domain-containing protein has product MQIRYFSISFLLSSVFCLLSSVFSFSQETKITGKVYDSQTREALPFVNIKYKGGKPFTTTDVDGNFSLITLTPSDSIEISYIGYKTKKLKVKKNSAQALSISLDPDQFTLNEVVILPGENPAHRILRKVIAHKDQNDKEKLSSFEYEVYNKIEFDMNNIPPEWKKKKVLKPIKFVFDYIDSTSVTEKPYLPLLLSETISEYFYKKNPRFRKEIITASKVSGVQDKSISQFMGEMYQNVNIYDNNILVFGKQFPSPISDNALNYYKFYLIDSVFVGNNRCYQLQFKPRRKQEFAFAGNLWIADTTFAVKRLDMSVPDDVNLNFVKALAVVQEYSQIKKDSLDEAGTWMLSRDRLVIDFKLDDNRKKPRQAGFYGRKTTSYKNFVINKPREDDFYNRTDNLVVQDSAELKDDKFWEKARHDTLSKNEKLIYHIVDTVKSMPIYRTWYNWIYIFVTGYKQFGKLEFGPYYKTYSYNDVEGHRFRAGFRTSDDFSRWVEFSGFGAYGTKDETFKYNLAFKSFITKKPRQIVYLDYKDDLEILGQSANAFTSDNIIATAFRRTPLNNMTSIQQSKIGYEWEPFPGFNTKLFLTNRVMTPKGIQSYKYVNDSNDTLSLNNIISSEAKAQIRFAYNEKYIEYTFARTSTGTRYPVVTLNYTYGAKNILKSDYEYHKLALNINDRFRTMPLLGYTDYIIEAGKIFGTVPYPLLELHGGNETVIYDAYAFNMMNYYEFGSDQYLTVQAFHHFDGFFLNHIPLMRKLKWREVISAKGLIGDITKENKNSLLFPGTLSSLNKKPYYEVSAGIENIFKVFRIDALWRLSYTDKEYKAAYALKSGGKHVPEFGIMWSLQITF; this is encoded by the coding sequence ATGCAGATAAGATACTTCTCTATTTCATTTCTTCTGTCTTCTGTCTTCTGTCTTCTGTCTTCTGTCTTCTCATTTTCTCAGGAGACTAAAATCACCGGAAAAGTTTATGACTCACAGACACGGGAAGCGCTCCCGTTCGTAAACATTAAATACAAAGGAGGCAAACCCTTCACAACAACGGATGTGGATGGTAATTTTTCTCTCATCACGTTAACTCCCTCTGACAGCATTGAGATTTCGTATATCGGCTACAAGACCAAAAAACTGAAAGTCAAAAAAAATAGTGCACAGGCACTGAGCATTTCGCTCGATCCGGATCAGTTTACATTAAATGAAGTGGTGATTCTTCCGGGAGAAAACCCTGCGCACCGCATTCTTAGAAAAGTAATTGCACATAAAGATCAGAACGACAAGGAAAAACTTTCCTCTTTTGAATACGAAGTATATAACAAGATAGAGTTTGATATGAATAATATACCGCCTGAGTGGAAGAAGAAAAAAGTTTTAAAACCGATAAAATTCGTTTTTGATTATATTGACAGCACCAGCGTGACAGAAAAACCTTACCTCCCCTTGCTTTTATCAGAAACCATTTCTGAGTATTTCTATAAAAAAAATCCGAGATTCAGAAAAGAAATCATCACGGCAAGCAAAGTATCCGGAGTGCAGGACAAGAGCATATCGCAGTTCATGGGTGAAATGTATCAGAACGTGAACATTTATGACAACAATATTTTAGTTTTCGGCAAGCAATTTCCCAGTCCGATTTCTGATAATGCGTTGAACTATTACAAGTTCTATCTCATCGACAGTGTGTTTGTTGGAAATAACCGTTGCTATCAGCTCCAGTTCAAGCCCAGAAGAAAGCAAGAGTTTGCTTTTGCCGGAAACCTATGGATTGCAGACACAACTTTCGCGGTAAAACGCCTCGATATGTCAGTTCCCGATGATGTAAATCTCAATTTTGTAAAAGCACTGGCAGTCGTACAAGAATATTCGCAAATTAAAAAAGATTCTCTTGATGAAGCAGGCACCTGGATGCTGAGCAGAGACAGGCTGGTGATAGATTTTAAATTGGATGATAACCGGAAAAAACCAAGGCAGGCTGGGTTCTACGGAAGGAAAACCACTTCTTATAAAAATTTTGTCATCAACAAACCGAGAGAAGACGATTTCTATAACCGCACGGATAACCTGGTAGTGCAGGATAGTGCTGAATTGAAGGATGACAAGTTCTGGGAAAAAGCGCGGCACGACACATTGTCTAAGAATGAAAAATTAATTTATCATATTGTTGACACAGTAAAATCCATGCCCATCTACCGCACCTGGTATAACTGGATCTACATTTTTGTTACAGGATACAAGCAGTTCGGCAAACTGGAGTTTGGACCTTATTACAAAACATACAGCTATAACGATGTGGAAGGACACCGTTTCCGCGCGGGTTTCAGAACTTCTGATGATTTCAGCCGATGGGTTGAGTTCAGCGGTTTTGGCGCGTATGGAACAAAGGACGAAACATTCAAATATAATCTGGCTTTTAAATCTTTTATCACGAAAAAACCACGACAGATTGTTTACCTCGATTATAAAGATGATTTGGAAATTCTCGGTCAGAGCGCCAATGCTTTCACGAGCGATAATATTATTGCCACGGCTTTTCGCAGAACTCCTCTTAATAACATGACCAGCATTCAGCAATCAAAAATCGGCTATGAGTGGGAGCCATTTCCGGGTTTCAATACAAAATTATTTTTAACAAACAGGGTAATGACACCCAAAGGCATACAGAGTTATAAATACGTGAACGATTCCAATGACACCTTATCGCTTAACAATATTATTTCTTCTGAAGCCAAGGCGCAAATTCGTTTTGCCTACAATGAAAAATACATTGAGTACACTTTTGCGCGAACCAGCACCGGCACGCGTTATCCTGTTGTTACATTAAACTATACCTACGGAGCAAAAAATATTTTGAAAAGCGATTATGAATATCACAAACTTGCACTTAACATAAATGACCGCTTCCGAACCATGCCATTGCTTGGCTATACGGATTACATTATTGAAGCAGGAAAAATTTTCGGAACAGTTCCTTACCCGCTTCTTGAACTTCATGGCGGAAATGAAACTGTCATATATGATGCCTATGCTTTTAATATGATGAACTATTATGAATTCGGAAGCGACCAGTATTTAACCGTTCAGGCATTTCATCACTTTGACGGATTTTTTCTGAATCACATTCCGCTGATGAGAAAATTAAAATGGAGAGAAGTCATATCAGCAAAAGGATTGATTGGCGATATAACAAAAGAAAACAAAAATTCCCTTCTGTTTCCTGGAACCCTTTCATCGCTCAACAAAAAACCTTATTACGAAGTGAGCGCAGGCATCGAAAACATATTCAAAGTTTTCCGCATTGACGCCTTATGGCGTTTATCCTACACCGATAAAGAATACAAAGCCGCCTATGCATTGAAGAGCGGAGGAAAACATGTTCCGGAATTCGGAATAATGTGGAGTTTGCAGATAACATTCTAA
- a CDS encoding outer membrane beta-barrel protein: MKRIKKYFVLFLTSHFSLLTLYLSAQDGDMYVPRPLKINPASAELGIFLGGSYYTGDLNPSGHFNRFTRPAGGFLYRLNFNSRFSAKAIGSLGILEADDAYSLNDAHHNRNLNFKSKIMEFAVEGEFNFLPYTTGNKKSAITTPYVFAGVAVYHFSPQGLLQGRWYNLQPLGTEGQGTTFSGEKSYSLTQFSIPFGVGMKVNTAKRIGINFEWGLRKTFTDYLDDVSGKYVDPVLLASEKGPAAAALSDKSIVKEGGSNTGRQRGNSFTKDWYSFAGVIITFRMKGNEGECDIPH, encoded by the coding sequence ATGAAAAGAATTAAAAAATATTTTGTATTATTTCTCACTTCTCACTTCTCACTTCTCACGTTGTATTTGTCCGCTCAGGATGGTGATATGTATGTCCCCCGTCCGCTCAAAATCAATCCTGCCTCCGCTGAACTTGGAATTTTTCTTGGCGGAAGTTATTATACTGGCGATCTGAATCCGTCCGGGCATTTTAATCGTTTCACCCGGCCCGCAGGCGGATTTCTTTACCGTTTGAATTTTAATTCCCGCTTTTCAGCAAAAGCAATTGGTTCGCTTGGCATTCTTGAAGCCGATGATGCCTATTCGCTGAACGATGCTCATCACAACAGGAATCTGAACTTTAAATCAAAGATTATGGAATTTGCAGTGGAGGGTGAATTTAATTTTCTTCCTTACACTACAGGAAATAAAAAATCTGCTATCACCACTCCTTATGTTTTTGCCGGAGTTGCAGTATATCACTTTAGTCCTCAGGGATTATTGCAGGGAAGGTGGTATAATCTTCAACCGCTGGGTACTGAAGGGCAAGGTACTACCTTCTCAGGCGAAAAATCCTATTCACTCACGCAGTTTTCAATTCCATTTGGTGTTGGAATGAAAGTGAATACCGCAAAGCGCATTGGCATCAACTTCGAGTGGGGCTTGAGAAAAACATTCACCGATTATCTTGATGATGTTAGCGGAAAATATGTTGACCCTGTTCTTCTGGCTTCCGAAAAAGGTCCTGCTGCCGCAGCGCTTTCTGACAAAAGTATTGTTAAAGAAGGTGGCAGCAATACCGGCAGGCAAAGAGGCAATTCTTTTACAAAAGATTGGTACTCTTTTGCAGGTGTAATTATCACTTTCAGAATGAAGGGCAACGAAGGCGAGTGCGATATTCCTCATTAG